The Silvibacterium dinghuense region GCGCCCGCGCAACTCGCCTGCCGCGCATGTCTTGTGGATCACCAGAGGCTCGGCCACCAGCTCCCGTACCCTCATCCGCGGATTCAGCGCTGCAAAGGGATCCTGAAAGACCACCTGCATCCGCCGCCGCAACTCCCGCTGGCCGGATCTTCCGACGGGCTGGCCGTCGAAAAGCACCTCACCCGAGGTCGGCTCGATCAGGCCCAGCACCATCCGCGCAATCGTCGACTTGCCCGAGCCCGATTCCCCGACGAGGCCAAGTGTCTCGCCTTCGGCAATGGAGAAGGAGACATCATCGACAACGCGTGCGTCGGGTCCATAGGATTTGGCAAGACTGCGGGCTTCGAGCAGGGCCATGGAAGGAGGATAGCAACTCTGACCTAAATCACCGAAGGATCGCCGATGAGCCCGGCATGCGGATGCGCCGCCCAGTGCTGTTCGACCCGATCCAGCGCCTCGTTCACACTGCCCGCCAGCTGCACCAGCGCCCGCGTCTCCGGCTTGAGAAACCCCTCGGCGAGCACATGGTCCAGAAACGCCAGCATCGGGTCCCAGTAGCCATCGATATTGATCAGCACGCACGGACTCGCGTGAATCTTCAGCACCGCCCAGGTCACGATCTCAAAAAACTCGTCCAGCGTGCCATACCCGCCCGGCAGTGCGAGAAACGCATGTGACCGCTCGGCCATCAGCGCCTTGCGCTCGTGCATGGTGCCCACGGCGTGCAGCTCGGTCAGGTGGCGATGCGCAATCTCGCGGCCGGCGAGTACGTCAGGAATCACGCCGATCACCGGAGCCCCGTCCGCGAGCGCAGCTTCGGCCACCGCGCCCATCAGGCCCACAGTCGCTCCGCCATACACCAGGCCATGCCCACGGGTAGCGATCCCGCGGCCAAGTGCGCGGGCGGCTTCAAGATATGCAGGGCGGCTGCCGGAGGCCGATCCGCAGAAGACAGCAATATTGTGTCGGGGGAGATTCATGCTCCCGCCATCCTATCGCAGCCGCATGAGAGGGGTTAGACGAGCAGCTTCATACCCGGAAGCTTCGCAGCATGGCGGTCAAAGCTCACGGTGTATTCGCATCCGGCATGGCGACCAAGCTGCGCGATCAGGCAATCGGAAAGACCGGCGCGGGACTCCTCGAAGAGATGGAGCGCTTCGCGAACCACTTCGGCTTGCTCAACCACCAGCTCTTCTGCTTGCAGAAGAGCTGTAATGACCGCGACGATCATCTTGCGATCAAATTCATAGTTTCCGCCCAGGACCCAAGCCGTTTCTGCAAGAGTGATGAGAGAAATGAATCCGGGGGATGCGGCAGAGAGAGCATGCATAAACACGCGAACACGAATGATCTGCGCAGGATCATCCTTGGCCAGATAACGGACCAGTACATTCGTGTCGAGCCCAATCATCCTCGACCAGATCCCATTTCAGCGATCGCCTCATTCATTTCTTCAATCGACACAGGCTTCCTGCCAGGCCGATGGAGCATTCCCTCCAGAGAACGAACAGAAATAGTCGCGGGAATGATCTCGTAACGGCCAGTCCGCTGATTGCGAACGAACTCCAGCCGATCTCCGGCCTTCAGTCCAAGCTCTTCCCGGACCTTCGCGGGAACAGTAATCTGGCCTTTCGAAGTAAGAGTAGCCGTAGCCATATGCACTCCTTACGCTTCATTCTATTCCTTACTTTTATAAAAAGGTAAGGAATCCAGCAGGCGATAAAATGGAGAAGACACCTTCAGGATTGGACACATCCCCCTTGCGGCATTTACTGGACAAGCTGAACCCCGAGCAGCGCGCCGGCGTCGAGACCGTCGACGGCCCCGTGCTTTTGCTCGCCGGCGCCGGATCGGGCAAGACCCGCGTCATCACCCATCGCATCGCCTACCTTATCGAGGAGCGCGGTGTCGCACCCGACGCCATCCTGGCCGTGACCTTCACCAACAAGGCCTCGAAAGAGATGGCCGAGCGCGTCGACAAGCTCATCGGCCATAACTCGCTGGCGAAACCGATGGTCGCCACCTTCCACTCCTTCTGCGTGCGCCTGCTGCGCCGCGACATCGAAGTGCTGCGCATCGGCAACGAAGGACTGACGAAGGACTTCGTCATCTACGACGAGAGCGATCAGCAGAACATCGTCAAAGCCGCCATGCGCCGCATGGGCATCGACGACAAGCAGCTCACCCCGCGCACCGTGCTCTCGAAGATCTCCTGGGCGAAAAACCACATGATCGATCCGCAGGAGTACTACCTGAACTCCGCGGATGCCAACGGCGAGCGCATCGCGCACATCTTCGAGGCTTATCGCAAGGAGCTGCGCAAGGCCAACGCCCTCGACTTCGACGACATCCTCCTCGAGGCTGTGCGTGTGCTTAAGTCATCGGCTGAGGTGCGCGAGCGCTACAACCGCCGCTACCGCTACGTCATGATCGACGAGTACCAGGACACCAACCGCCCGCAGTACGAGCTGATGAAACTCCTCGCCGGCGAAGCGAAGAACATCTGCGTCGTCGGCGACGAGGACCAGAGCATTTACTCCTGGCGCGGCGCCGATATCCGCAACATCCTCGACTTCGAAAAGGATTTCCCCGGCGGCAGGATCATCCGCCTGGAGCAGAACTACCGGTCTACGAGCGTCATCCTCGAGGCTGCATCGGCCGTGGTTTCGCGCAACACCCAGCGCAAGGGCAAGAACCTGTGGACCTCGCGCGAGGGCGGCTCGCTCATCGGCTATTACGAGGCGCCGGACGGCGAGAACGAGGCGCTGTTCATCGCCGACACCATCCAGAAATACTTCCGCAAGGTCGGCCCCGAGCAGGAAGAGCCGCGCGCGGCGGTGCTCTACCGCACCAACTCGCAGTCGCGCCTGGTGGAAGAGGCGCTGCGCCGCTACGGCATCAAGTACACCATGGTCGGCGGCTTCTCCTTCTACGAGCGCGCCGAAATCAAGGATCTGCTCTGCTACCTGAAGTTCATCCAGAACCCGGACGACTCGGTCGCTCTGCAGCGGGTCATCAACACGCCGGCACGGGGCATCGGCAAGACGACAGTCGAGACGCTGGAGCGCATCGCGCTCGAAACCGGCACCAGCACCTGGACGGCGATTCAACGCGCACTCCATGAGAAGCTGCTGCCCTCGCGCGCGCTGATCGCCCTCGACACTTTCCGCAAGATCATCGAAGACTCGCGCGCACTGCTTGCTCCGAACTTCGCCGACAAGCTCGCGGCCGATGTCGCGCCCGAAGAGCTCACAGAAGCTGGCGACGCAGCAGAACCGGAAACCGACACCAGCTTCGGCTTCGGCGATGCCGCCGAAGAAGACAGCATCCTGGCCGAGGCGAGCACCGCCGAGGAAGCCACCAGCTTCGATTTCGGCGACGAATTCCAGACCGGCTTCGCCTTCGGTGCCTCCGAACCCGTTTCCTCACCCGGTCATACCGGCCCCGGAGACGAGCCTGAAACCCTGGTCGATGCAATGGCCTTCAATCCCTTTGCCGACGAGCCGCCCGTACCGCACGCTGCGGCATCAGGCCGTGCGCTGCGTGCCGACAAGCTCGCGCCGAAGCAGGAAGAAGCAAGCGCAAGCCTCGAGACCAGCGGCCGCATTGACGGCTTCCGCGCCCCGGGAGACGCCGCGACGCTGCCCGAGCTCATCAAGTTCGTCATCGATCGCACCGGCTACATCCGCTCGCTCGAGGAAGAAGGCACGCCCGAGGCCATCTCGCGCATTGAAAACCTGAAAGAACTGGCCAACGCGGCGCAGGACGCTCAGGAGCGCGGCGAAACACTGGCTGAATTCCTCGACCATGCAGCTCTCGCCAGCGACACCGACCAGTACGACCCCGAGTCGCGCGTGACGCTGATGACGCTGCACGCCGCCAAGGGTCTCGAGTTCCCGCTCGTGCTGCTGGCAGGCATGGAGGAAGGTCTCTTCCCGCACTCGCGCACGCTCAACGATCCAAACCAGATGGAAGAAGAGCGGCGGCTCTGCTACGTGGGCCTCACCCGCGCCATGGACACGCTCTACATCACCCGCGCGCGCTATCGCCGCCGCTACGGCAACGATTCGCCCGAGGCGAGCATGGCTTCGCGCTTCCTCGAAGAGATTCCCTCGGCGCTGATCGAAGAGGCCGCCGGCAGCATGCGCCGGGCGGAAGCAAACTACGGCGGGCGCGGCGACGATCAGAGCGGCGGCCACTACAGCTACGAGGACGAAGACCAGAGCGCGAGCAGCTACGGTTCGAGCTACAACCGCGGCGGCTCGAATTACGGCGGCCGCAGCGGGTCAGGCTACGGAGGGTCGGGCTATAGCCGCGGCGGCTCCAGCTATGGAACTTCGAACTCCTCTCGCGGAGCCGGTTCGTCCGGCAAAGCCGGCAGCGGCGAGTCGCTCGACAACATCGCCCGGTTCTTTGGCGGAAAGGGCGGCTACAGCAGCTCGAGCGCCGGTTCACGACCCAAGGTCGAAGCCCCTGAACCCTCCGGCGGCAAGGGCTTCAAGAGCGGCCAGCGTGTTCGCCATGCCAAGTACGGGGATGGCGTGGTCTTCCGGCGCGAAGGCGACGGTGACGATGCCAAGCTCACCGTGCAGTTCGCGAAGTTCGGCACCAAGAAGCTGGTGGAAAAGTTCGCGAACCTGGAGAAGCTGTAAGAGCCTGTTCACGATCTTCGCGCGAGGGGCAGCAGGAACGGCCAGCAGTCAGCCATAAAGACGGCCAGTGAAACCGCGGCTGGCCGCCGTCATCCTGCGAACCCACATCTCAAAATCGAGATGTGGGGCACCCGGCGCGAGGCGGAGGGTTTACCTTCCCGCCCAAGCGGAGCTTGGACGGGATACCCCTATCCCCGCTGCCTGAGTCCTCACTTGCGACCAGCGGGAGCGGAGGCGAAACGCCTGGACGGCCAGTCCCGTTGCCTATTTCGCAGCTACGCTGCTGTGTTCGAGATAGCGCCGTGCTTCGGCCAGCTCCGGACGTGCCGAGCTTGCCTGTCCTGCCGACTGGACCAGGGCGGCGTAATATTGGCCCGCGTCCTGGTGGTCGCCCGACTTTTCCGCCGCATCGGCGGCATGCGCCAGCCCGTTGAAGCGGTTCGGGCTAAGCCGGAGAGAAACCCGGTACTCCCCCAGCGCCGCCTGCGGCTGTCCCATGGCGAGCAGCATGTCGCCCAGCATCTCCCGCGCCGGGATATCGACCTCACCCTAGCCTACCTTGTCCTGCAGATCGGCCGCCGCACGCATCGTTGCCACGGCGTCCTGAGGCCTGTCCGCGGCATAGTCCGCCCATGCGGCGATCTCATCACGCGTGATGCGGGCTCCCGTCGATTCCGCCGCATAAGCCCGCGGCGTCCCCCTGGTCGAGGCCATCAACCGGTCATATGCGGCCAGATCCGCCTGGGCTGCGGCTGCCTGCTTCAGGTGCCCGTGCGCAACTGCCCGCGCCCACCAGGCCATGGCCGCAATGTCCGGCGGAGCACCAGCCGCCGGAGTCAGATTCGCCGCCGCCGCCCAGTCCTGCATCTCCAGGTCATAGAAAATGGGCAGCTTCTCCTGGTAGTAAGCGACCATACCGGACATGAAGCCGCTACCCATGCCCGGCATGGCGTCGATCCGCGCCAGCACCGCCGGCATCTTCGCCAGCACCGCGCGGGCCTCGGCATCATGGCCGCTCTGCAGGTAGGCATAGAGCAGGAAATCATAGGAGTGCGGCTCATCCATCAGACCGGAAAGCCGGTGCGCCTCCGCCGCATCCGAGGCGCGAATCGAGGCCAGCTGGGAGTCGATATCCTGCGGCCAGAGCCCCAGCCGCGCGTAGATATGTCCGGACATGTGCACGGCGTGCGCGCCCGAAGGGGCGATCAGCCCATAACGGTCTGCGGCGGCAAGGCCCTGCGGTGCCAGCTCAGGGTTGTCGCAGGCGTGGATGACGTAATGCACGACACCCGGATTATCCGGATATTTCACAAACAAGGGCCGGAGCACCTGCATCGCAGCCTCTTCCGGGGCAACGGTGGTGTCGTCAGGAGCCTTGGCCGCCAGAAGAGACAGCGCGTAGAACGCGCCCGCATCCACGTCGTCCGGATATTGGCGGTAGAGCTCCTTCATAGCTGCCGCATAGGCCTGAACGCGCTCGGGATAAGCCTGGGAGCCGGGCTGGTAGAAGTCAGCCAGCGCTGCGATGTAGGCGCGCTCGCGCGGCGTGGGTGCGGCCAGAGACTGCGCCTGCTCGATCTGCTTCCAGCCCTCGGCCATCGTTGCCGCGTCGGGGCGCTGCCATATCTGGTGGTAGAGGCTCATCGCCACGCCCCAGTGGGCCATGGCACAATGCGGGTCCTGGGCCACGATGCGCCGGAATTGCGGCTCCGTCTCGGCGTACCAGAAATCATGCAGCAGAGCGACGCCGCGATTGAATGCCGGCTGCACAGCCGGAGCGCAGGAAACAGGAAAAGCAACCACGCCCAGCTTCTCACCCGCAGGCAGAGCGGGCGAAGCCTTGTCCATGGGCATGTGGCCCGCGGGCATGGAGGACATGGTCTGGCCAGGGATTTGGCCGGTAGAAAGCAGGGGGAGAAGCAGGAAGAGGCCAAAGGCAGACACGTTCATGGCCCGGCAAGTATACGACGGCAGCCGCTCACCCGATTTTCCCGGGGCACCCGGCAACCGGCGGACTTATTCTTCCCGCCCAAGCAGAGCTTGGACGGGGCACCCGCCCACTCACTCGATCTTCTAGTTAAACTAAGTCCAGTGGACTAAGTTCACTCTCGCGACCAGCGGGAGCGGGGGCCGAAGGCGGTTCGCACTGCGCGAAGCAGCCGAAGGCGGTTTGCCCTGCGCAAAGCAGCCGAAGGCGATAAGCCCGCACGGCCAGTGCCGCGACCAACGGGAGCGCCACGCGAAGCGAAATCGCCCTGCGCGCAGCCGCATAGGGCGATTCGCCCTATGCGGAATAGCATGATTTAATCTAAAGGAAGAGATTTCTGGAGAAAGAAGCCCCATTCCGATGGCGGCTGAGAACAACCATGGCGAATACCACCAAGATTGAAGACAAGGCGGAACGGAAAGCGATCAAGCGCACCGCCCGCAAGAAGGCCGCTCCGAAGGCGAAGCGCACTGCGCCCCGCGGCTCCAACAAGAAGAAGACCAAGAAGCTGGCACGCGGCCAGAGCAAGCGCTAGGACTAGCCGTCCAGGCAACGGCGCCTTCGGCGCGTCTGTGCCTGTGTGGACGGTACCGGCTCTTGCCTCCGCTCCCGTTGGTCGCTGCATCTGCGACCGGCTTCGATTCACCGGACGCCACATCTCCCGCGAGATGTGGCGTTTGTCTTTCCCTCTGAAAACTCCACCTGAACCTTATGTCTGCCCTGTTACACTCCCGAGAAGAAACTGCCTGTGAGGAGTCGTACCCTGCCGCGCCAAGCCTTAGCCTGTAAATCGATCGACAAGCTCATCCAGGAGTCGGAAAACCCCGAGACAAGTCTGAAAAAGACACTGGGACCGGTCTCCCTGACCTCGCTCGGCATCGGCGCCGTCATCGGCTCGGGCATCTTCACCGTCATCGGCACGGCCATCTCCGGCGAGAAGTTCGACACCTCCTCCATCCTGAACACCCCGCTCCTCGATTATCTTGTGCACCATACGGCGCTCGTCGGACGTCCCGGAGCCGGCCCGGCGCTGGCACTTTCGCTCGTCCTGGTCGCCATTGTCTGCGCCTTCACCGGTTTCTGCTATGCGGAGCTGGCCTCGATGATCCCTATCGCCGGCTCGGCGTACACCTATACCTATGCCACGCTTGGCGAGCTGATCGCGTGGATCATCGGCTGGGACCTTATCCTCGAATACGCGGTCTCCAACATGGCGGTCTCGGTCGGCTTCGCCGAGCACGCCGTCGGCTTCCTCGACTGGTTCGGCATCCATCCCAGCCTGCGATGGATCTCGCCCGCTTATCTGCCCTCCGGCCTGCAGGACCTGCAGGGACACGACCTCTATGCCTCGGGCTGGCACTTCGGCTTCAACATTCCGGCCTTCCTCATCGTGATGCTGCTGACCATGGTCCTGGTGCGCGGCATCCGCGAGTCGGCGGAGACCAATAACATCATGGTCCTGCTGAAGATCGCCGCCATCCTGGCCTTTGTCGGCGTGGGCGCGCACTTCGTGCATCCTTCCAACTGGAAGCCGTTCTATCCCAGCGGCTGGTCGGGCGTGCTCACCGGCGGCTCGATCATCTTCTTCACCTATATCGGCTTCGATTCCGTCTCGACCGCCGCCGAGGAGTGCAAGAACCCGCAGCGCGATGTACCCATCGGCATCATCGCCACGCTGGTCATCTGCACCATCCTCTACATCGGCGTGGCGGTGGTGCTCACCGGGCTCATCAAGTGGGACTCACTGGTCGACGACGCGGCACCGGTCGTCAATACGCTCAAGAAGGTTTATCTCGCGCACCCCAGCGCGACGCTCAACTGGACGCGCCTCGCCATCCTCATCGGCGCGATGATGGGCATGATTTCGTCCATCCTCGTCTTCCAGATCGGCCAGGCGCGCGTGTGGTTTGCCATGTCGCGCGACCGCCTGCTGCCCTCCATCTTCAGCAAGGTGCATCCGCGCTTCCGGACCCCGGCCGTCTCCACCTGGGTCGCGGGGTTCGTCGTCGGCATACCGGCCGGCCTGCTCGACATCGGCACCTTCTCCGATCTCTCAAACATCGGCACGCTCTTCGCGTTTGTGCTGGTCTCGGCCGGCGTGCTGATCCTTCGCTACAAGGAACCCCATCGCCACCGCAGCTTCCGCTGCCCTGGTGGACCGGTTCTGCCGGTTCTGAGCATCATCTTTTGCGTCCTGCTCATGGCCGGACTGCCGATCATGACCTGGCTCCGCTTCTTCGTCTGGCTGGCCATCGGCCTGGTGATCTACTTCTTCTACAGCCGCAAGCGGAGCGAGTTCGCGAGTAATTAGCGTTCGCTGCTCGCGATTTCCTGGAAGACCACGATGTAGCCGTCCGGATCTTTCACACTGAAGAGCCGGAGCCCATAACGAGCCATCTGCGGGGGCTTGGATTTGAGCCCCCTGCCGGTCAGCTCTTTGTAAGCCAGATCGATATCCGCGCAGTGGATGTAGAACACCGTATCGCCCGATCTTCGCTCCGGAGGCTCCGGCGGCCGCTCGTTCGAGTCATAGATCGTGTTCAGCATGATCTCGGCCTCGCCAAAGCGCAGCCACATCCAGTGCGAAAAGCGGCCTTCGCGCGTCTCCACCGCAGGTGAGGCATTCACGACTGAGAAGCCGAGCACATCCCGGTAGAACGCAAGCGACGCATGCATGTCGAAAACGCCGATCAACGGCGTCAGTCCCAGCGGCGAGAAGCTCATGCTTCCTCCTGCACTCGATCTAAGTCAGCCCCGGAATCGCGTACGACTTCTCCTCATACAACGCCTGGTTGCCGATCACGGTAGCAATGGCAGAGTGGTAGCCGATACGCACATCCGCGACCGGCTTCTTGCCGTTACGCACGCAGTCGAGGAAAGAACGGCAGCAGGCCAATGTCGGATCTTCCGCATTCGGCGTCGAGAGGCGCTCGCCTTCACCGCGATAGGGCATCTCGCCTCTGGGCGAGTACGACGCCCCCGTCGTAATGCCGCGCTCTACCACCTCGGCGCCTGCAGGCGCCGCCTTCGGCTTCTTCGGCTCGTAGTAGAAGGTCGCGTCTTCGATCGTGAACTGCACCGTGCCCTCGGTGCCATACACCCAGAGCTGGTTGCCCATCTCGGCGTTGTCGGTGATGGAGCTGAAGACCATGCGCCGCCCCTTCGAATAGCTGAAGATGGCCTGCACATTGTCGCCGACGGTGCGCCCATCCTGCCAGCGAACAATGCTCGTCGTGCCGGTGACACGCGCCGGCGGCTCATCGAAGACCCAGTTGGCAATGTCGATGTGGTGCGAGCCGAGCTCGGTCAGCAGCCCACCCGAGGTCTCGCGATAGAGCCTCCAGTTGATGAGGTGCTCGAGCTTCTTGTCCGGATCGGGACTGGGCACCGGCCTGCGCCAGTCGTTGTTGCGATGCCAGTACGCGTACACATGTGTTGGTTCGCCGATATGTCCCGCCTGGATGCGCCTTACGCCCTCCTGCACCCACGCCGCATAACGATATTCGAAACCCATCTGGAAGACATGGCCTCCAGCCTCCGCCGTCTTCACCTGATCGCGGCACTCACCGGCGGTGAAGGCCAGCGCCTTCTCGCAATACACTGGACGGCCGGAACGCACCGCGGCCTGCGCATGCTCGGCGTGCAACGACACCGGCGTGGAGATCACAATCGCGTCGAGATCTGTCCGTGCCAGCAGCTCGCGGTAATCCTTGTAATGCGGAACGCTGCGCCCCACCAGCTTGTCCACCTGCGCATAGCGCGGCTCGTAGATATCGGCGACGGCGGCAATCTCGTTGCCCGGCAGGTGCAGGAACTGGCGAATCAGCTCCTGTCCGCGGCTGCCCGGCCCGATCACGCCGATGCGGATGCGGTCATTCGGGGAATTCGTGGCCTTCGCACTCAGCGAATCGAGAAGCATGGCCGAACCAGCGGCCGCGACGGGAACAAACTGCCTGCGATTGAGCAACGATGACTCCTCAGGGGTCTTGACTAGGGGTTGAAGTCGAGCGTGCAACGTCTCGCATCGATGGTATCGCGCCAGCGCATGGGATGGCACGCGGACCCCGTACTTGCACCGGATGACACATCGGCAGCGGGCTCTCCCGTGATGACCAGCGCATGATCCTCCGGCAGCGTCGTGAGCAAACGCCTGCTCTCCGCCACCGGCTCCACGAAAAGCACATTCGAGAGCGCATCGCTGGCCGTCGCCGAAGGATCGACAATCGTCACCTGCAGCATGCCTTCCACCGGCCGCAGCTTTGCCGGGTTCATGATGTGGCAATAGAGATGCCCGCCCAGGATGAAGTGCTTCTCCG contains the following coding sequences:
- a CDS encoding TIGR00730 family Rossman fold protein — encoded protein: MNLPRHNIAVFCGSASGSRPAYLEAARALGRGIATRGHGLVYGGATVGLMGAVAEAALADGAPVIGVIPDVLAGREIAHRHLTELHAVGTMHERKALMAERSHAFLALPGGYGTLDEFFEIVTWAVLKIHASPCVLINIDGYWDPMLAFLDHVLAEGFLKPETRALVQLAGSVNEALDRVEQHWAAHPHAGLIGDPSVI
- a CDS encoding PIN domain-containing protein translates to MIGLDTNVLVRYLAKDDPAQIIRVRVFMHALSAASPGFISLITLAETAWVLGGNYEFDRKMIVAVITALLQAEELVVEQAEVVREALHLFEESRAGLSDCLIAQLGRHAGCEYTVSFDRHAAKLPGMKLLV
- a CDS encoding AbrB/MazE/SpoVT family DNA-binding domain-containing protein, producing MATATLTSKGQITVPAKVREELGLKAGDRLEFVRNQRTGRYEIIPATISVRSLEGMLHRPGRKPVSIEEMNEAIAEMGSGRG
- a CDS encoding ATP-dependent helicase codes for the protein MRHLLDKLNPEQRAGVETVDGPVLLLAGAGSGKTRVITHRIAYLIEERGVAPDAILAVTFTNKASKEMAERVDKLIGHNSLAKPMVATFHSFCVRLLRRDIEVLRIGNEGLTKDFVIYDESDQQNIVKAAMRRMGIDDKQLTPRTVLSKISWAKNHMIDPQEYYLNSADANGERIAHIFEAYRKELRKANALDFDDILLEAVRVLKSSAEVRERYNRRYRYVMIDEYQDTNRPQYELMKLLAGEAKNICVVGDEDQSIYSWRGADIRNILDFEKDFPGGRIIRLEQNYRSTSVILEAASAVVSRNTQRKGKNLWTSREGGSLIGYYEAPDGENEALFIADTIQKYFRKVGPEQEEPRAAVLYRTNSQSRLVEEALRRYGIKYTMVGGFSFYERAEIKDLLCYLKFIQNPDDSVALQRVINTPARGIGKTTVETLERIALETGTSTWTAIQRALHEKLLPSRALIALDTFRKIIEDSRALLAPNFADKLAADVAPEELTEAGDAAEPETDTSFGFGDAAEEDSILAEASTAEEATSFDFGDEFQTGFAFGASEPVSSPGHTGPGDEPETLVDAMAFNPFADEPPVPHAAASGRALRADKLAPKQEEASASLETSGRIDGFRAPGDAATLPELIKFVIDRTGYIRSLEEEGTPEAISRIENLKELANAAQDAQERGETLAEFLDHAALASDTDQYDPESRVTLMTLHAAKGLEFPLVLLAGMEEGLFPHSRTLNDPNQMEEERRLCYVGLTRAMDTLYITRARYRRRYGNDSPEASMASRFLEEIPSALIEEAAGSMRRAEANYGGRGDDQSGGHYSYEDEDQSASSYGSSYNRGGSNYGGRSGSGYGGSGYSRGGSSYGTSNSSRGAGSSGKAGSGESLDNIARFFGGKGGYSSSSAGSRPKVEAPEPSGGKGFKSGQRVRHAKYGDGVVFRREGDGDDAKLTVQFAKFGTKKLVEKFANLEKL
- a CDS encoding amino acid permease → MRSRTLPRQALACKSIDKLIQESENPETSLKKTLGPVSLTSLGIGAVIGSGIFTVIGTAISGEKFDTSSILNTPLLDYLVHHTALVGRPGAGPALALSLVLVAIVCAFTGFCYAELASMIPIAGSAYTYTYATLGELIAWIIGWDLILEYAVSNMAVSVGFAEHAVGFLDWFGIHPSLRWISPAYLPSGLQDLQGHDLYASGWHFGFNIPAFLIVMLLTMVLVRGIRESAETNNIMVLLKIAAILAFVGVGAHFVHPSNWKPFYPSGWSGVLTGGSIIFFTYIGFDSVSTAAEECKNPQRDVPIGIIATLVICTILYIGVAVVLTGLIKWDSLVDDAAPVVNTLKKVYLAHPSATLNWTRLAILIGAMMGMISSILVFQIGQARVWFAMSRDRLLPSIFSKVHPRFRTPAVSTWVAGFVVGIPAGLLDIGTFSDLSNIGTLFAFVLVSAGVLILRYKEPHRHRSFRCPGGPVLPVLSIIFCVLLMAGLPIMTWLRFFVWLAIGLVIYFFYSRKRSEFASN
- a CDS encoding VOC family protein, which produces MSFSPLGLTPLIGVFDMHASLAFYRDVLGFSVVNASPAVETREGRFSHWMWLRFGEAEIMLNTIYDSNERPPEPPERRSGDTVFYIHCADIDLAYKELTGRGLKSKPPQMARYGLRLFSVKDPDGYIVVFQEIASSER
- a CDS encoding Gfo/Idh/MocA family protein gives rise to the protein MLNRRQFVPVAAAGSAMLLDSLSAKATNSPNDRIRIGVIGPGSRGQELIRQFLHLPGNEIAAVADIYEPRYAQVDKLVGRSVPHYKDYRELLARTDLDAIVISTPVSLHAEHAQAAVRSGRPVYCEKALAFTAGECRDQVKTAEAGGHVFQMGFEYRYAAWVQEGVRRIQAGHIGEPTHVYAYWHRNNDWRRPVPSPDPDKKLEHLINWRLYRETSGGLLTELGSHHIDIANWVFDEPPARVTGTTSIVRWQDGRTVGDNVQAIFSYSKGRRMVFSSITDNAEMGNQLWVYGTEGTVQFTIEDATFYYEPKKPKAAPAGAEVVERGITTGASYSPRGEMPYRGEGERLSTPNAEDPTLACCRSFLDCVRNGKKPVADVRIGYHSAIATVIGNQALYEEKSYAIPGLT